In the genome of Longimicrobium sp., the window GCGCGCGATGGGATCGTGCACCCGGCCGCGGTAGGCGTCGCCCATGGGGCGGTGGGTGGATGCGCAGGCGCGGCACGCCTCGCCGTACACGTAGCTGGTGTGGTGCATGCCCAGCGGCTCGAACACGCGGCGGTCCAGCAGGCGGTACAGCGGCTCGCCCGCGGCGCGTTCGGCGGCGGCGAACAGCACCGCGAATCCCACGTCGGAGTACACCACCCGCATGCCGGGGGCGGACCGCAGCTGCACGTTCAGCAGGCGGCGCAGCGACTCTTCGGGCGTGCTGCCTCCCAGCTCCACCCAGTCGGGGAGCCCCGACGTGTGCGTCAGCAGGTGGCGGATGGTGACGCGGTCCTTGTTTCCGCCGCGGAACTCCGGCAGGTACGCCGATACGGGCTCGTCCAGCCGCATCAGGCCGTCTTCCACCAGCAGCATCACCGCCGTGGTGGTGCCCACCACCTTGGACAGCGAGGCCAGGTCGTACACCGTGGTTTCCGGATCCACCTCGCCCTCGCCGCGTCCCGTGCGGCCCAGGCCCTCCTCCAGCACCACGCGACCCCAGCGGCCCACCGACAGGCTGGCCCCGGGAAAGGAGCCGCGCTGGATCTCGTCGCGCACCGCGTCTTCGGCGCGGATCAGCGCGCTGGCGCTGAAGCCCGCCGCGGCGGCGGACGATAGCTCGTGGCGCGCCGAGCGGTCGGGCGGCACGGTGGTGTCCGGAGGCGTCGCCGCGGAAAACGCGGCTACGAACGCGAGCAGGGCGGGATACGGCATGCGGACCTGCTTGGTCTTGGGAAACGGTACTGCACCGCGGAGTGGGACTTCGACAGTAATGCGGTTCGGAGTGGCTGTCAAGAAACTCGACTTACGAGGGTCATGTCGCTTCACCCGTTTGGGGGGATCAGCCAGGCAGGGCGCAGGAAACATCTGCTACATGAACACCTGTCATACGGGCTGGATCAATGTCTTGACATTGCGCCATCGAACCGCGTAAGTGAATATCGCGCAACGAGATGAACGCGATCGGGCATCTACTTTCGTCCGTGGCTCGGCGGGTGGATCAACAACTCTGGATCGGTGGGCCTCATACGGAGGACGCGGGGGGAAGGATGGGACGGGATCGGCCCGGAGCACGGCCGGGGTGCGGCGCGGCGCGGAGTGTGTGGCGGATCCCTCGGTCGCTGCCGTCCTCGGTGTGTGTGCAGGGGCGGTGGGGCCGCTCCGTCGGGATGACAGGCGCGCTTCGGCAGCTTCGAAACGCCTTCGACGGACCGAACCGATAGCCGGGGGCACTCTGAGGGATCGTCCGCTTCGTCGAGTGTGTGGCGGATCCTTCGGCCGCTGCCGTCCTCGGTGTGCGTGCAGGGGCGGCGGGGCCGCTCCGTCGGGATCACATCTGCGAGCAAACAGACGCGGCCCCGGAGGATGATCCTCCGGGGCCGCTGGGTTGCTGCTTCGCCGAGGGGTCAGGCGCCGCGGTGAAGGCGCAGCTCGCCTTCCATCCCCCGGCCACCGCCGCCGGGCAGCGGCAGCTCGGGAAAGAGCAGGCGGCCCTCGCTCATCTTGGCCCCGCGGAGCGCAATGGAGAGCGCTTCGTCGATGGTGCCGGCGCCGTGCACCTCCATCTGCTCCAGCACCTCGGCCGGCAGGTCCTCCAGGTCCGCCAGGTTCTCCCTGGGCAGGAGAATGATGCGGATGCCCGCGCGGTGGGCGCCCAGCAGCTTTTCCTTGACGCCGCCGATGGGCAGCACCCGCCCCGTGAGCGTGACCTCGCCCGTCATCGCCACGTCGTTGCGGACGGGCGTTCCCGACAGGGCCGACACCAGCGCCGCCGTCATCGCCACGCCCGCGGACGGCCCGTCCTTGGGAATGGCGCCGGCGGGGACGTGGATGTGAAGCTCCGATCCCCATGCCTTGCGGGGGTCGATGCCGTAGCGCGCCGCGTTTGCGCGGGCGTAGGTCAGCGCCGCGCGGGCCGACTCCTTCATCACGTCGCCCAGCTGCCCGGTCAGCACCAGGTTTCCGAACCCGGGCTGCGCCCCGTCGGCGTCGCCGCTGGCGGGCGTGTGCGCGCGCTGCTGCGCCGACACCTCGATGAACATGATGTCGCCGCCCACCGGCGTGTAGTACATCCCCGTCGCCACGCCCAGCACGTCTTCGGTGCTCGCGCGCTCCGGGTGAACCCGCGTGCGGCCCAGGAACTCGTTCACGTCGTCGCGCTCGACGACCACGCGCGTGGTGCCGCCCGTGGCGATGCGGCGGGCCGCCTTGCGCGCCACCTTGCCCACCTCGCGCTCCAGCTGCCGAACGCCGGCCTCGCGGGTGTACTCGGTGATCAGCCGCTCCAGCGCCGCCTCGCTGAGCTCCAGCTCGCCCTCTTCCAGCCCGGACTGCTCCGTCTGGCGCGGAACCAGGTAGCGCTGGGCGATGTTCTTCTTCTCCAGCTCCGTGTACCCGCGGAACTCCACGGCCTCCATGCGGTCGTACAGCGGCGCCGGGATGTTCTCCGTGTAGTTGGCCGTGGCGATGAACAGCACCTCGCTGAGGTCGAACGGCACGCCCAGGTAGTGGTCGGTGAACTCGTGGTTCTGCGCCGGGTCCAGCACCTCCAGCAGCGCCGACGACGGGTCGCCCTGGTAGCTCACGCCCAGCTTGTCGACCTCGTCCAGCAGGATCACCGGGTTGCGGCTCTTGGCCTGCTTCAGCGCCTGCACGATGCGGCCGGGCATGGCGCCCACGTAGGTGCGCCGGTGGCCGCGCACGTCCGCCTCATCGCGCACGCCACCCAGGGCGATGCGCACGTACTTGCGGCCCAGCGCCCGCGCGATGCTCTTGGCGATGGACGTCTTGCCCACGCCCGGAGGGCCCGCGAACAGCAGGATGGGCCCCTTGGCGGTCGCCTTGGCCTTGGCCTCGGCGATCTCCTTTTCCAGCACCTCCACCGGCTGCTCGGCCTCGGTGCCTTCCAGCGCCTCGGCTTCGACCGCCGCATCTTCCTTGACCTCGGCCTCGGCGCGGCGCGCGGCCAGCTGGCGCACGGCCAGGAACTCCAGCACGCGGTCCTTGACGTCTTCCAGGCCGTAGTGGTCCTCGTTCAGCACCTCTTCGGCCGCGCCCAGGTTCAGGCTGTCCTCGGTGCGCGTGCTCCACGGCAGGTCCGTCACCCACTCCAGGTAGGTGCGGATCACCTGGTACTCGGCGCTCTGCGGGTTGGTGCGCTCCAGCCGCCCCAGCTCGCGATCGATGTCTTCGCGCACGGTCTCCGACAGCCCCAGCGCCTCGATCTTTTCGCGAAGCTCCTCCACCTCGCGGCCCTCGTCTTCCTCGCCCAGCTCGCGCTGGATGGCCTTCATCTGCTCGCGCAGCAGCATTTCGCGCTGGCGCTCGCCCAGCTCCTCCTGCACCTGCTGCTGGATCTCTTCCTGCGCCTCGATCAGGGCCAGCTGGCGCTGCACGATCAGCAGCAGGGAGCGCAGCCGCTCCTCGACGGAAAGGCTTTCCAGCAGCTTCTGCTTGGCCTCCGGCGGCATTTCCACGTAGAACGACACCAGGTCGGCGAACGCGCCGGGCTCGGTGACGCCCTCCATGAATTGCTGCAGCATTTCGGCGGGGATCCCGCGGCGCCGGCCCAGCTCGGCCGCGCGGTCGCGCAGCTCGCGGTTCAGCGCCACGAACGCCGGGTCTTCGGCGTTCACCGGCGGCTGCTCCGTCATCGCCCGCGCGTGCGCCGTCAGCCCGTGCCCGGCGTCCACGAACTGCAGCGCCATGGCGCGCGACTCGCCGTGGATCAGCAGCTGCACCCCACCGCCGCCCTTCTGCACCTGCGCAATGCGCACGATGGTGCCGACGGTGTACAGGTTGTCGTGCTCCACGTCGTCGCGGTTCTCCTTCTGGGCGACGGCGAACATCCGCCGGTCGCCCGCGAGCGCCGCCTCGATGGCTTGCAGCGTCCCGGGGCGGCCCGCCGAGATGGGCACGGCCGTTCCCGGGAAGATGACCGTTTCCCTCAGGGGCAGAACGGGCAGCATCAACTTCTCGCTCATGTTGTCTATCCTTTAGACGAATGCGGCCGGCTGTGTCCCCGCCGCTTGCTGTCGATCGAGTTTGCATCTTTGCGGCCACGCTCGTATACCCCTCCAGGGGTTCCCGCGTGCCCCGTAATCGCTTGCCTAATCTACACTTAACCCACGGAATCCGGTCCGCTGCCAAAGCGGCTGGGTTCTGGTGGCCAGATGCCGGTTCGGCGGCGCCCCTGCCGATGCGGCACAAGTGTCCGTGCTGTGCGTGCATACGCTACGAAACAATGCGCGCGCTGTTACCGCCTCGATTCGTTTTCCCGTAATTGGCTAAGTGTGTAACGAAAGGCTTTGTGGACACCCGCGCTGACAACTGCCAAGCCGATCGAGTGCGCCGCTACCGGCCCACGACGCGGGGGGCTAAATTAGCCTCACGCTCACGCTTTTTTTATCGGAGATACGATGCCAACCGAATCTAACGATGTACGCAGGTACCTTCACGAGACGCAACTTGCGCAATTGAACTACACTTCCAGTGGCCTCGGACCATGGGTTGACAAGACCTATTCAGACGTTGAGCGGCAGATCGACAAAGGCGCTGGATTTGCCCGCCTGTCAACAGATGGGGAGTGGCTGG includes:
- a CDS encoding serine hydrolase domain-containing protein, with the translated sequence MPYPALLAFVAAFSAATPPDTTVPPDRSARHELSSAAAAGFSASALIRAEDAVRDEIQRGSFPGASLSVGRWGRVVLEEGLGRTGRGEGEVDPETTVYDLASLSKVVGTTTAVMLLVEDGLMRLDEPVSAYLPEFRGGNKDRVTIRHLLTHTSGLPDWVELGGSTPEESLRRLLNVQLRSAPGMRVVYSDVGFAVLFAAAERAAGEPLYRLLDRRVFEPLGMHHTSYVYGEACRACASTHRPMGDAYRGRVHDPIARKLGGLAGNAGLFSTGHDMARFAAMMANGGEFEGVRVLRESTVRAFSQRQPGTGTRALGWDTPSGPGQGASGTRMSSRSYGHTGFTGTSIWIDPERGTWVVLLANRTYEEGPNRMQTLRRTVHDRVADAVRPGSETGAAGR
- the lon gene encoding endopeptidase La; protein product: MSEKLMLPVLPLRETVIFPGTAVPISAGRPGTLQAIEAALAGDRRMFAVAQKENRDDVEHDNLYTVGTIVRIAQVQKGGGGVQLLIHGESRAMALQFVDAGHGLTAHARAMTEQPPVNAEDPAFVALNRELRDRAAELGRRRGIPAEMLQQFMEGVTEPGAFADLVSFYVEMPPEAKQKLLESLSVEERLRSLLLIVQRQLALIEAQEEIQQQVQEELGERQREMLLREQMKAIQRELGEEDEGREVEELREKIEALGLSETVREDIDRELGRLERTNPQSAEYQVIRTYLEWVTDLPWSTRTEDSLNLGAAEEVLNEDHYGLEDVKDRVLEFLAVRQLAARRAEAEVKEDAAVEAEALEGTEAEQPVEVLEKEIAEAKAKATAKGPILLFAGPPGVGKTSIAKSIARALGRKYVRIALGGVRDEADVRGHRRTYVGAMPGRIVQALKQAKSRNPVILLDEVDKLGVSYQGDPSSALLEVLDPAQNHEFTDHYLGVPFDLSEVLFIATANYTENIPAPLYDRMEAVEFRGYTELEKKNIAQRYLVPRQTEQSGLEEGELELSEAALERLITEYTREAGVRQLEREVGKVARKAARRIATGGTTRVVVERDDVNEFLGRTRVHPERASTEDVLGVATGMYYTPVGGDIMFIEVSAQQRAHTPASGDADGAQPGFGNLVLTGQLGDVMKESARAALTYARANAARYGIDPRKAWGSELHIHVPAGAIPKDGPSAGVAMTAALVSALSGTPVRNDVAMTGEVTLTGRVLPIGGVKEKLLGAHRAGIRIILLPRENLADLEDLPAEVLEQMEVHGAGTIDEALSIALRGAKMSEGRLLFPELPLPGGGGRGMEGELRLHRGA